Proteins from a genomic interval of Plasmodium cynomolgi strain B DNA, scaffold: 1557, whole genome shotgun sequence:
- a CDS encoding CYIR protein (putative;~vir-type antigen): MIHRIREQQVGPSSYNIKLKECIVIKWSIRTIVMCLILCIGLIIPILSKINNESSFIPKPVRITNAIIFIILTHIILFSMIYTMIKVVKFHRLEAGKGKLNFREYDVFCKDTFLPKRNTYKTEILYRVN; this comes from the coding sequence atgATTCATAGAATACGTGAACAGCAAGTAGGGCCTAGTAgttataacataaaattaaaagaatgtATAGTTATAAAATGGAGTATACGAACTATTGTAATGTGTTTAATTCTATGTATTGGACTAATAATACCAATTTTATCTAAAATCAATAACGAAAGTTCCTTCATACCTAAACCGGTGCGTATCACAAatgctattatttttattatattaacacatataattttattttcgatGATTTACACCATGataaaagttgtaaaatttCATAGATTAGAGGCTGGAAAGGGTAAATTGAATTTTAGGGAATATGATGTTTTTTGTAAAGATACTTTTTTGCCTAAAAGGAATAC